In Exiguobacterium sp. 9-2, the genomic window GTGTTCCGTCAGTCGTTCTTTTGCATAGGGAGGGTCTAAATAAATTAATTTAAATGGCTTTTCGGAGGCTAGTTCCGTCAAGGCGATCGTAACGTCTTTTTTCAACACACGTGCTTGATCCGTATAGTGCGTCGTCTGCAAGTTATCTTGAATGGTCTGAATGGCTTTATGGTGTTGGTCGACGAATACCGCCTCATCGCATCCTCTCGAAAGAGACTCGATGCCAAGACCACCACTACCCGCAAACAGATCAAGCGCTCGTCCTCCATTGAAATAGGGACCGATGACGTTAAACAACGATTCTTTTACTTTATCCGTCGTCGGTCGTGTCTGATCCCCTGGTACTGCTTTTAGCCGCGTTCCTTTCCGTTCCCCTGAAATGACTCGCATTTCCTTCATTCCTTTCAACAAAGAAGCGACGAGGATGTCCTCATCGCTCCTTGGATTATGCTTCTTCTTGCATTTTACCTTTTTTATTCGCGAACGTCTCCGTGATGAACGGTCGTTCTGAACGTTTGATCGATTCGACGAACGGAAGAGTCGAAATGACTTCCATCACCTGTTCATGCTGATCTAAATCGACATACAGATGCACGTATCGTTCACGTTTAGACGTAAAGTAGACGTTCCCGTAACGGCGTAATTGACGGGATGCTTTCATCGCATTGACATAGACGATGAGTCCCACTCGTTCCTTGATCACGCCAGCCTACCCCCTTCATCTTCATTATCCGCTACAACTGCAACTTCCACCGGTCGAACAGCCTCCGGCACATCCTTGGTCAAAGAATGGATTCCCCGTTGGTACTTTGATTTGCGGTGATACTTCACCAGCGAGTTTCAGACTAATTTGTCCAAGTAGCGTCTCGAGTTGTTTTTCTGCTTTTTTAAACTGCGCGACTTCCTCTTGTAGATCAAGTCGACGTTTGACTTCATGGACCTTTTTTGTGATCGTCTGATAGTCCGGATGGTACCGTCCAAATCGTTGCACGAGCTCGTAATCTTCTTTGACTTGATGAAAGTCTCGAATGACGGACTGTGCCTCCACTGACTCTTGCTGTGCTTGTTTCGCACATCTATATGCTTGCCCCGTTTCACTTTGAGCGAGAGATCGAATGAGGTCTTCCGCTGCGTTGATGAGGTCAATCGTCTTATCGGTATATATCACAACGAATCTCCTCCTTAACTTTACCATCTTATCATAACATTTCTCTCCCTCCTAGCCCGTTGAATTGTGTATAATTTGTTCAGAAGGAAGGAATGAACTTTATGCAACTGCTCTCTTTTAATATGTTCCGGACGATTGGAATCAAGACGGAACATGCCAAATCAGATTATCACTTTGATTCCTTGAAAAAGATTGAACAGGCGGATGTCGTCTTGTTCCCGGAGTACTGGCAAATCCACTCGATCATCTATGGAATGAAGAAGCCGATCTTTCCATCTGCCGCTACGTTCCACCTAGGTCATGACAAAATCGAGATGACTCGGATTTTTCAGACCGTCA contains:
- the rsmD gene encoding 16S rRNA (guanine(966)-N(2))-methyltransferase RsmD, with amino-acid sequence MKEMRVISGERKGTRLKAVPGDQTRPTTDKVKESLFNVIGPYFNGGRALDLFAGSGGLGIESLSRGCDEAVFVDQHHKAIQTIQDNLQTTHYTDQARVLKKDVTIALTELASEKPFKLIYLDPPYAKERLTEHVTYIEQHDMLTDNGVIVCEHDSAVVLPDRIGRLEVVRRLRYSAVISITLYEFMEAEEDHV
- a CDS encoding YlbG family protein; the protein is MIKERVGLIVYVNAMKASRQLRRYGNVYFTSKRERYVHLYVDLDQHEQVMEVISTLPFVESIKRSERPFITETFANKKGKMQEEA
- a CDS encoding YlbF family regulator; protein product: MIYTDKTIDLINAAEDLIRSLAQSETGQAYRCAKQAQQESVEAQSVIRDFHQVKEDYELVQRFGRYHPDYQTITKKVHEVKRRLDLQEEVAQFKKAEKQLETLLGQISLKLAGEVSPQIKVPTGNPFFDQGCAGGCSTGGSCSCSG